The DNA region CCGCCACCTGACCGCGTCGACCTCCTCGACGACGATGGCTTGTTCACCGAGGAACGGCATCGAATCCTCCTGTGCGGAGCTCGGTTCGGCCGGTCATCAGGACAGCTCCTGGTTCACGGCGTCGGCGAGCGCCTTGCAGTGGCCCTCGGCCAGGTAGGCGGTGGTGTGCCGGCCATCGGTGAGATAGCCCTTCATCCAGGCCGCGGCGCCACCCCAGTCCTGCCAGTGGTCGAGCGTCCACCACGGTTGCATGCTGCGGCTCAGAGCCGTGTCGAGCATGGTCTGGGCCCAGTGTGCGACCGCCTCGGGCGAACTCAGCGAATAGAACTCGGTCATATCCGCCAAGCTGCGCAAGGGGTTTCCCGCCGGGAGCGCGGTGATCGGGTCGCCGGGGGCGGCGGCCCACCAGGTAGGTATGCCGGTGTCGCGTTCCCCGGAGATGCCCCAGCCGCCCGGGTCGGCGCCGGCGCAGCGACCGTGCGGGCGCGACGGGTCGGCGATCAACGCCACCCCGCGCACCTCCAGCTCCGGATGCCGTCCGGCCGAGATCTCGGCGGCGACATCGCCGGCGATCTGCGCGC from Nocardia tengchongensis includes:
- a CDS encoding alpha/beta fold hydrolase, with protein sequence MIDVLMMPGTFCPHGGDNISEEFLRDLDPARFTTRIVDYPAEYGSPGTYADSRAAGREALLGAIGASPNPVLLGGYSQGAQIAGDVAAEISAGRHPELEVRGVALIADPSRPHGRCAGADPGGWGISGERDTGIPTWWAAAPGDPITALPAGNPLRSLADMTEFYSLSSPEAVAHWAQTMLDTALSRSMQPWWTLDHWQDWGGAAAWMKGYLTDGRHTTAYLAEGHCKALADAVNQELS